The proteins below are encoded in one region of Helicoverpa zea isolate HzStark_Cry1AcR chromosome 21, ilHelZeax1.1, whole genome shotgun sequence:
- the LOC124640800 gene encoding SAP domain-containing ribonucleoprotein: MADSTVIDVTKMKVVDLRKDLKARGLPYSGDKAELVARLQAAMSQDEHGDINLDSDEIDSDGVLEDEDDKSQGDILDDSAVDTLNEELALSEQQSPTKPTAEVKPPRTLKRRITSTEAPKDKSEDTKSSDNRESAAKKIVLNRAVSITSPPKTTEDKEEIVPPEANPPSSNKIKITADIDAKTRLELRAKRFGLPVKMSEDERKEARKQRFGQNAPSKSPILSDTGSLSENMEKLKKRAERFGQSVSKIMTDIEKKEKLEKRKAKFGGVA, translated from the coding sequence ATGGCAGATTCTACCGTGATAGACGTGACTAAAATGAAAGTAGTTGATCTACGTAAAGACCTAAAGGCACGTGGATTGCCGTATTCAGGAGATAAAGCTGAATTAGTGGCGCGACTTCAGGCGGCAATGTCTCAAGACGAACATGGTGACATCAACTTGGACTCCGATGAAATTGATTCTGATGGCGTTCTGGAAGATGAAGATGATAAAAGCCAAGGTGATATACTTGATGACTCCGCAGTTGACACATTGAATGAAGAGTTGGCGCTTTCTGAACAGCAATCGCCGACCAAACCCACAGCTGAAGTGAAGCCGCCACGAACTCTCAAAAGGAGAATAACATCGACAGAAGCGCCTAAAGATAAATCCGAAGACACAAAGTCCTCAGATAATAGAGAGTCTGCTGCTAAGAAAATTGTGTTGAACAGAGCTGTGTCTATCACTTCTCCTCCTAAGACAACTGAAGATAAAGAAGAGATAGTTCCGCCAGAAGCTAACCCCCCTTCAAGTAATAAGATCAAAATTACAGCAGACATAGATGCTAAAACTAGGCTGGAGCTAAGAGCAAAGAGGTTTGGTTTGCCGGTCAAAATGAGTGAAGACGAGAGGAAGGAAGCTAGGAAACAAAGATTTGGTCAAAATGCTCCATCCAAGAGTCCTATACTCTCTGATACTGGTTCCCTATCAGAGAACATGGAGAAACTAAAGAAAAGGGCTGAAAGATTTGGTCAGTCTGTCTCCAAAATAATGACTGAtattgaaaagaaagaaaagttgGAGAAGCGCAAAGCAAAGTTTGGGGGAGTCGCATAA
- the LOC124640795 gene encoding uncharacterized protein LOC124640795 isoform X2 yields MAMAGQPSDVDQLDLLLMEDDGFSMPLPDFESEPQLLISKVNELKRDTAKGKLNKKLYSYLHKPPENDKKTQTSNTMKNVNCQCSHVKRKRHRESTSPKQDDKQLSSLVSNDKSNTSVAANSHCQTAYPPLASNNLPPMQTQTEVPTVEPVQHMAPLQNKRMSVESQDSDELMMQLEKLFQGDANDDDLFEGALYDKLDTTQEDQTKKNTTLLDNTVNNSRQDAVIENHAAQIRSLDERLANLAGMLVSNDNNVPQKTDVQKQRRSGSSKWLCEEYFLKQKLHELLDQIGDTDRKALDKIKEKFAYLFGYDSDDEEILSPLDETPEFVVSCKERIAPWVVKLLTPYYIKGHIKGKGIFKALAKHLIRLIYQCSRYPEEYEVTSFVSDFLKNHKTIRCEADFKEFRIENI; encoded by the exons ATGGCAATGGCTGGTCAACCATCAGATGTTGATCAGTTAGATCTATTGCTCATGGAGGATGACGGATTCTCGATGCCATTACCTGATTTTGAATCAGAACCTCAGCTACTTATTTCAAAG GTGAATGAGTTAAAAAGGGACACAGCAAAAGGTAAGCTGAACAAGAAATTGTACAGCTATTTACACAAGCCAccagaaaatgataaaaaaacccAAACATCAAATAcaatgaaaaatgttaattgTCAATGTTCCCATGTGAAACGCAAGAGACATAGAGAGTCTACATCACCAAAGCAAGATGACAAACAACTGTCTAGTTTAGTCAGTAATGATAAATCTAATACATCAGTTGCAGCTAACTCACACTGTCAGACTGCTTACCCACCCTTAGCTAGTAATAACTTACCCCCAATGCAGACACAGACAGAAGTTCCAACAGTGGAGCCAGTCCAACACATGGCCCcactacaaaacaaaagaatgtcgGTAGAATCTCAAGACTCAGATGAACTAATGATGCAGCTAGAAAAACTATTTCAAGGAGATGCCAATGACGATGACCTGTTTGAAGGAGCCCTCTATGACAAATTAGATACAACCCAAGAAGATCAAACTAAGAAAAATACTACTTTATTAGATAATACTGTAAATAACTCTAGGCAGGATGCAGTTATTGAAAATCATGCGGCTCAAATAAGATCACTAGATGAGAGGCTAGCCAACTTGGCGGGAATGTTAGTGAGTAATGATAATAATGTGCCACAGAAGACTGATGTACAGAAACAAAGAAGAAGTGGCTCAAGCAAGTGGTTGTGTGAGGAATACTTCTTGAAGCAAAAGCTACATGAACTACTGGACCAAATTGGGGACACTGATAGGAAGGCACTGGATAAG ATCAAAGAAAAATTTGCATATCTATTTGGTTATGATAGTGATGATGAAGAAATCTTGTCCCCATTGGATGAAACTCCAGAATTTGTAGTCAGCTGTAAGGAGCGCATTGCACCCTGGGTTGTAAAGCTACTAACTCCTTATTATATAAAGGGCCATATCAAGGGCAAAGGGATATTTAAAGCTTTAGCTAAGCATTTAATCAGACTCATTTATCAGTGCAGTCGATATCCAG AGGAATATGAAGTCACCAGTTTTGTGTCAGATTTCTTGAAGAATCACAAAACAATCAGGTGTGAGGCAGATTTCAAAGAATTCAGaattgaaaatatataa
- the LOC124640795 gene encoding uncharacterized protein LOC124640795 isoform X1, whose translation MAMAGQPSDVDQLDLLLMEDDGFSMPLPDFESEPQLLISKVRKHYMEYVIKLLSNNYETHQKLVNKNIYLPSAIWRCAKNIELSAAKACMVVQLYRKHIVVAVNELKRDTAKGKLNKKLYSYLHKPPENDKKTQTSNTMKNVNCQCSHVKRKRHRESTSPKQDDKQLSSLVSNDKSNTSVAANSHCQTAYPPLASNNLPPMQTQTEVPTVEPVQHMAPLQNKRMSVESQDSDELMMQLEKLFQGDANDDDLFEGALYDKLDTTQEDQTKKNTTLLDNTVNNSRQDAVIENHAAQIRSLDERLANLAGMLVSNDNNVPQKTDVQKQRRSGSSKWLCEEYFLKQKLHELLDQIGDTDRKALDKIKEKFAYLFGYDSDDEEILSPLDETPEFVVSCKERIAPWVVKLLTPYYIKGHIKGKGIFKALAKHLIRLIYQCSRYPEEYEVTSFVSDFLKNHKTIRCEADFKEFRIENI comes from the exons ATGGCAATGGCTGGTCAACCATCAGATGTTGATCAGTTAGATCTATTGCTCATGGAGGATGACGGATTCTCGATGCCATTACCTGATTTTGAATCAGAACCTCAGCTACTTATTTCAAAG GTTCGAAAACATTACATGGAATATGTAATCAAACTCCTGTCAAATAATTatgaaacccaccaaaaacttgtcaataaaaatatatatcttccCAGTGCCATTTGGAGATGTGCTAAAAATATAGAATTGTCTGCAGCCAAAGCTTGCATGGTAGTGCAGCTCTACAGGAAACATATTGTTGTTGCG GTGAATGAGTTAAAAAGGGACACAGCAAAAGGTAAGCTGAACAAGAAATTGTACAGCTATTTACACAAGCCAccagaaaatgataaaaaaacccAAACATCAAATAcaatgaaaaatgttaattgTCAATGTTCCCATGTGAAACGCAAGAGACATAGAGAGTCTACATCACCAAAGCAAGATGACAAACAACTGTCTAGTTTAGTCAGTAATGATAAATCTAATACATCAGTTGCAGCTAACTCACACTGTCAGACTGCTTACCCACCCTTAGCTAGTAATAACTTACCCCCAATGCAGACACAGACAGAAGTTCCAACAGTGGAGCCAGTCCAACACATGGCCCcactacaaaacaaaagaatgtcgGTAGAATCTCAAGACTCAGATGAACTAATGATGCAGCTAGAAAAACTATTTCAAGGAGATGCCAATGACGATGACCTGTTTGAAGGAGCCCTCTATGACAAATTAGATACAACCCAAGAAGATCAAACTAAGAAAAATACTACTTTATTAGATAATACTGTAAATAACTCTAGGCAGGATGCAGTTATTGAAAATCATGCGGCTCAAATAAGATCACTAGATGAGAGGCTAGCCAACTTGGCGGGAATGTTAGTGAGTAATGATAATAATGTGCCACAGAAGACTGATGTACAGAAACAAAGAAGAAGTGGCTCAAGCAAGTGGTTGTGTGAGGAATACTTCTTGAAGCAAAAGCTACATGAACTACTGGACCAAATTGGGGACACTGATAGGAAGGCACTGGATAAG ATCAAAGAAAAATTTGCATATCTATTTGGTTATGATAGTGATGATGAAGAAATCTTGTCCCCATTGGATGAAACTCCAGAATTTGTAGTCAGCTGTAAGGAGCGCATTGCACCCTGGGTTGTAAAGCTACTAACTCCTTATTATATAAAGGGCCATATCAAGGGCAAAGGGATATTTAAAGCTTTAGCTAAGCATTTAATCAGACTCATTTATCAGTGCAGTCGATATCCAG AGGAATATGAAGTCACCAGTTTTGTGTCAGATTTCTTGAAGAATCACAAAACAATCAGGTGTGAGGCAGATTTCAAAGAATTCAGaattgaaaatatataa